From one Brevundimonas sp. PAMC22021 genomic stretch:
- a CDS encoding M28 family peptidase, with the protein MRVSLASGVGLAALLICGAASAQDFSGQRLSDEIRAISTDEFQGRKPGTDGEQKTLAWLQAQYEAMGMEPGGPNGQWLQAVELNRYTPVAGAAAASWGKDGASTPLAAGQDITLRAVSNDGQADVQSAGVVFAGYGITAPERNWDDYGDLDVAGKVVLVLAGEPDGDLFNGPYTTNYQSAAYKADEAKRRGAVGVITVLKDVADSDGWRRQLRGADRVRTLTPGAADLEVTGSVNSDVAGAMLTAGGLDLTSLTQAAGAGDFKARTLDGVTLNLKASETIDTLTTHNLLAKITGSERPNETIVYSAHWDHIGVGGEHAGGEDNIFNGAWDNASGTIGVLEMAREMKAAPRPERTVVFAHMTAEEMGLLGSYAYVADPVYPLETTVADINIDMLPLSPATRDVPIFGKGQNSLEDSLGALAEAEGRYVSDDGQPEQGFYYRSDHFPFARAGVPALMPWHGVDFVEGGKEAGWAAWRERFGRVYHKASDEWSADWDMTGAVQNLTLLYRLGLQLANSDEWPTWKPTSEFGAVRAASDAARQ; encoded by the coding sequence ATGCGCGTTTCGCTCGCTTCCGGCGTCGGCCTTGCCGCCCTTCTGATCTGCGGCGCTGCGTCCGCCCAGGACTTCTCCGGCCAGCGGCTGTCGGACGAGATCCGCGCCATCAGCACCGACGAGTTCCAGGGCCGCAAGCCCGGCACGGATGGCGAGCAGAAGACGCTGGCGTGGCTGCAGGCCCAGTATGAAGCCATGGGGATGGAGCCCGGCGGGCCGAACGGTCAGTGGCTGCAGGCGGTCGAGCTGAACCGCTACACGCCCGTGGCGGGCGCCGCCGCCGCATCGTGGGGCAAGGATGGGGCGTCGACGCCGCTGGCCGCCGGTCAGGACATCACCCTGCGCGCCGTGTCGAACGACGGTCAGGCCGATGTGCAGAGCGCGGGCGTGGTGTTCGCCGGCTACGGCATCACGGCGCCCGAGCGGAACTGGGACGATTACGGCGATCTCGACGTCGCGGGCAAGGTGGTGCTGGTGCTGGCGGGCGAGCCGGACGGCGACCTGTTCAACGGCCCCTACACCACCAACTATCAATCCGCCGCCTACAAGGCCGACGAGGCCAAGCGGCGCGGCGCGGTGGGCGTGATCACCGTGCTGAAGGACGTCGCCGACAGCGACGGCTGGCGTCGTCAGTTGCGCGGCGCCGACCGCGTGCGCACCCTGACGCCGGGCGCGGCCGATCTGGAGGTCACCGGCTCGGTCAACAGCGACGTGGCGGGCGCCATGCTGACGGCGGGCGGGCTGGACCTGACGAGCCTGACCCAGGCGGCCGGCGCCGGCGACTTCAAGGCGCGGACCCTGGACGGCGTGACGTTGAACCTGAAGGCGTCCGAGACCATCGACACCCTGACGACGCACAATCTGCTGGCCAAGATCACCGGATCGGAGCGGCCGAACGAGACCATCGTCTATTCGGCGCACTGGGATCACATCGGCGTCGGCGGCGAGCATGCGGGCGGCGAGGACAACATCTTCAACGGCGCCTGGGACAATGCGTCGGGCACCATTGGCGTGCTGGAGATGGCGCGCGAGATGAAGGCCGCGCCGCGCCCTGAGCGCACGGTCGTCTTCGCCCACATGACGGCCGAGGAGATGGGGCTGCTGGGCTCCTACGCCTATGTCGCCGATCCGGTCTATCCGCTGGAGACCACGGTCGCGGACATCAACATCGACATGCTGCCGCTCAGCCCCGCCACGCGGGACGTGCCGATCTTCGGCAAGGGGCAGAACTCGTTGGAGGACAGTTTGGGCGCCTTGGCCGAGGCCGAGGGGCGCTACGTCTCCGACGACGGCCAGCCCGAGCAGGGCTTCTACTACCGCTCGGACCACTTCCCCTTCGCGCGGGCGGGCGTGCCCGCCTTGATGCCGTGGCACGGCGTCGACTTCGTCGAGGGCGGCAAGGAGGCCGGATGGGCCGCGTGGCGAGAGCGGTTCGGCCGCGTCTATCACAAGGCGTCCGACGAATGGTCGGCGGATTGGGACATGACGGGAGCGGTGCAGAACCTGACCCTGCTGTACCGACTGGGCCTGCAACTGGCCAACAGCGACGAATGGCCGACCTGGAAGCCGACGTCCGAGTTCGGCGCGGTGCGGGCTGCGAGCGACGCCGCCCGGCAATAG